A single Crateriforma conspicua DNA region contains:
- a CDS encoding DUF4159 domain-containing protein: MTPNRSGTIKSYFTRRHHTKPRSRRTLFVRAVVGWAVVVWAVVIVPNAALGQDVDAVSVQRSIDRGVAYLKQQQTESGGWPEYPSYSCGLTALCTLALLNADVPPNDPAMVSALAYLRRNRPDRTYPVALQTLAYCEAGAAEDLPRIRRNVDWLVKAQNNRGLWSYTQQKEFGGDPSNSQFALLALAAAVDRGVRVPEDVFAKARTYWLATQQPDGGWRYRDAMPVTGSMTCAGIASLIITEGRMAGANSSIQGDKIQCCGGDDEAADPVQGGLGWLARYFSTQSNPQAGGQSYYYYMYALERVGRLSGRRFIGQHDWYREGADRLLRLQDSFQGFWRGSTNGEDRPLVATSFALLFLSKGKRQVVVGRLQYSSSDATAWNRHPESLRQLVRHVERDWGKDLTWQTIRGENARVTDLLQAPVLVISGRQAIAGGDVLADRLGEYVDQGGTILFEAEQGDGCGDAAGFRRQFADWVTRWYPDSKIEKLPIEHPVWYAQRKVDPEMLGKDFWIYGVQACCRTPIFFVPKSLSCRWELSGLLFRQAQLSESSRSQISAAVSVGENVIAYATGRELQDKLQQRFLLTGSTETSRQRGQWQLAELALGAGGEDARRALPNAVGLLSQTLPVAVAPVGDPITLDDRSLSDVTALWVHGRTDFQWTAAQRKAVQTYLDRGGYLIANAVCGAEEFVKAFRREIDKLDLDEPLAAIAPDHPALTNRYGGFDVRRVTIRRPKRDANQFAVQTRTTFPMIEAARVGPADNVFFSPLDLSCALESQNSIQCAGYGTEDATRIIANLLLYAMQQPPAD; this comes from the coding sequence ATGACACCAAACCGATCGGGCACGATCAAGTCGTATTTCACCCGTCGGCATCATACGAAACCGCGGTCGCGACGGACACTGTTCGTGCGGGCCGTGGTCGGGTGGGCCGTGGTCGTGTGGGCCGTGGTGATCGTGCCGAACGCGGCGCTTGGTCAAGACGTTGATGCGGTGTCGGTTCAACGAAGCATCGATCGTGGCGTTGCATACTTGAAACAACAGCAGACCGAATCGGGTGGTTGGCCGGAATATCCGTCCTATTCGTGTGGGCTGACGGCGCTGTGTACATTGGCGCTGTTGAACGCGGACGTTCCACCGAATGATCCAGCGATGGTGTCCGCATTGGCCTATTTGCGTCGAAACCGACCGGATCGGACCTATCCAGTCGCTCTGCAAACGCTGGCGTACTGTGAAGCCGGTGCGGCGGAGGACTTGCCACGGATCCGGCGCAACGTCGATTGGCTTGTGAAAGCGCAAAACAATCGCGGGCTGTGGTCCTATACCCAGCAAAAGGAATTCGGAGGCGATCCGTCCAATTCCCAGTTTGCATTGTTGGCCCTGGCCGCCGCGGTGGATCGGGGTGTTCGCGTTCCCGAGGATGTTTTCGCGAAAGCAAGAACTTACTGGTTGGCGACCCAGCAACCCGACGGCGGATGGCGATATCGCGACGCTATGCCGGTGACGGGCAGCATGACGTGTGCGGGAATCGCTTCGCTGATCATCACCGAAGGCCGTATGGCCGGCGCGAATTCCAGCATCCAAGGCGACAAAATTCAATGTTGTGGTGGCGACGATGAAGCGGCCGATCCGGTCCAAGGTGGTTTGGGATGGCTGGCACGATATTTTTCGACCCAAAGCAATCCGCAAGCGGGCGGTCAAAGTTACTACTACTACATGTACGCGCTCGAACGCGTGGGGCGTTTGTCAGGACGTCGTTTTATCGGCCAGCATGATTGGTACCGTGAAGGAGCCGATCGATTGCTGCGTCTGCAAGATTCGTTTCAAGGATTCTGGCGAGGCAGCACCAATGGCGAAGACCGACCATTGGTGGCGACCTCCTTTGCGTTGCTGTTCTTAAGCAAAGGCAAACGGCAGGTGGTCGTCGGCCGGTTGCAGTATTCGTCATCCGATGCAACCGCTTGGAACCGACATCCTGAGTCGCTACGACAGTTGGTTCGACACGTCGAACGGGACTGGGGAAAAGACCTGACCTGGCAAACGATTCGCGGTGAGAATGCCCGCGTGACAGATTTGTTGCAGGCCCCCGTTCTGGTCATCAGTGGTCGACAAGCCATCGCCGGTGGTGATGTCTTGGCGGACCGATTGGGGGAATACGTCGATCAGGGAGGGACGATCCTGTTCGAAGCGGAACAAGGCGACGGATGCGGTGATGCTGCAGGATTCCGTCGTCAGTTCGCCGATTGGGTGACGCGGTGGTATCCGGATTCCAAAATTGAAAAGCTGCCGATCGAACATCCAGTCTGGTATGCCCAACGCAAAGTGGATCCTGAAATGCTGGGGAAAGATTTCTGGATCTATGGTGTGCAGGCCTGCTGTCGCACGCCGATCTTTTTCGTCCCCAAGTCGCTTTCGTGTCGATGGGAGTTGTCGGGGTTGCTGTTTCGGCAAGCTCAGTTGTCCGAATCGTCACGTTCACAGATCAGTGCCGCCGTATCGGTGGGCGAAAACGTGATCGCTTATGCGACCGGACGTGAATTGCAAGACAAACTACAGCAACGTTTTTTGCTGACTGGATCCACCGAAACGTCGCGGCAACGGGGCCAGTGGCAATTGGCCGAACTGGCGTTGGGGGCCGGTGGCGAAGACGCACGCCGGGCATTGCCCAACGCTGTCGGACTGCTGTCGCAAACGCTTCCTGTCGCGGTCGCCCCGGTCGGCGATCCCATCACGTTGGATGATCGATCCCTGAGCGACGTCACCGCACTGTGGGTGCACGGCAGAACCGATTTTCAGTGGACAGCGGCACAGCGAAAGGCGGTTCAAACTTACTTGGATCGCGGCGGTTACTTGATCGCCAATGCGGTTTGCGGTGCGGAAGAATTCGTGAAAGCCTTTCGTCGCGAAATCGACAAATTGGATTTGGACGAACCCCTGGCGGCGATTGCCCCGGATCATCCCGCGTTGACCAACCGATATGGCGGATTCGATGTGCGGCGTGTGACGATTCGACGTCCGAAACGAGATGCGAATCAGTTTGCGGTGCAGACCCGAACGACATTTCCGATGATCGAAGCGGCGCGGGTGGGGCCCGCCGACAACGTCTTCTTTTCACCGTTGGATCTGAGCTGTGCGTTGGAAAGCCAGAACTCGATTCAGTGTGCCGGCTATGGCACCGAAGATGCGACACGCATCATTGCCAATTTGTTGCTGTATGCGATGCAACAGCCGCCGGCCGATTGA
- a CDS encoding acyltransferase family protein → MKVLSIDASRNVDSVPFRSADPGTVAGKPRHGGLERLRVMATLGVVLLHACVPYLKHPMPGLAWPVRDTPSEWLDVTFWAIEVFIMPVFLVMTGMFAWQTLQRRGAADLMRTRLSRLGKPFLFGMMVILPAELYIWVGGWVYEGWVDAVKLKSLKIDGALGNSLWGTSHLWFLLYVLSYVGIVAGIATWMQRNPAEKRYRFIQQPFGSRVALILLAGIGICTLCFRPEVVWGFQHDFLPVPSKWIYSGTFFLGGMWIVSQDKRLHRIQTLTRPLVITAVMSLGAAVAVGRWHLAGHQPDTAMSQASGILLGTTTTLAAWAVSLAAIGFFQAQERPISKKTQYVAAASFWIYLVHHPLLGLMHIDTKFLLPQVPSLVKGVFCFLAALSVSLLTYEAVVRQSALGRWLGMTWSPKTETSGTDNADPVILKHLETAATPRRRAA, encoded by the coding sequence ATGAAGGTCCTATCCATCGATGCGTCTCGAAACGTCGATTCCGTCCCCTTCCGGTCCGCGGATCCTGGCACGGTTGCCGGAAAACCACGACACGGAGGATTGGAGCGTTTGCGCGTCATGGCAACGCTGGGCGTGGTCCTGCTTCACGCATGCGTTCCCTATCTGAAGCACCCGATGCCGGGACTGGCCTGGCCCGTTCGCGACACTCCAAGCGAGTGGCTGGACGTCACGTTTTGGGCCATCGAAGTCTTCATCATGCCGGTGTTCCTGGTGATGACCGGCATGTTCGCGTGGCAGACACTGCAGCGACGCGGTGCCGCCGACTTAATGCGGACGCGTTTGTCGCGATTGGGCAAGCCGTTCCTGTTCGGGATGATGGTGATTCTGCCGGCGGAGCTTTATATCTGGGTCGGCGGCTGGGTGTACGAGGGCTGGGTCGATGCGGTCAAACTGAAAAGCCTGAAGATTGATGGTGCACTGGGCAACAGCCTGTGGGGCACCAGTCACCTTTGGTTCTTGCTGTACGTGTTGTCTTACGTCGGCATCGTTGCCGGCATCGCAACGTGGATGCAGCGAAACCCCGCCGAAAAGCGGTATCGATTCATCCAACAACCGTTTGGCTCACGTGTCGCATTGATTCTTTTGGCGGGAATCGGAATCTGCACGCTGTGTTTTCGTCCGGAAGTGGTCTGGGGCTTTCAACATGATTTCTTGCCGGTCCCCAGTAAATGGATTTACAGCGGAACGTTCTTCTTGGGCGGCATGTGGATTGTCAGTCAAGACAAACGCTTGCACCGGATTCAGACGTTGACGCGGCCGCTGGTGATTACCGCCGTGATGTCGCTTGGTGCCGCGGTGGCCGTCGGCCGCTGGCATCTGGCCGGACACCAGCCCGACACGGCGATGTCCCAGGCATCGGGCATCTTGCTGGGGACCACCACCACGCTGGCCGCATGGGCCGTTAGCTTGGCAGCGATCGGCTTCTTTCAGGCACAAGAACGTCCGATATCGAAAAAAACACAGTACGTGGCAGCCGCGTCGTTCTGGATCTACCTGGTCCACCACCCCTTGTTGGGCCTGATGCACATCGACACCAAATTTCTGTTGCCGCAAGTTCCTTCGCTGGTGAAGGGAGTCTTCTGTTTCCTGGCCGCATTGTCGGTTTCCCTGCTGACCTACGAAGCGGTGGTCCGACAGTCCGCACTGGGACGTTGGCTGGGCATGACTTGGTCGCCAAAAACAGAAACATCCGGCACCGACAATGCCGACCCGGTGATCTTGAAACACCTGGAGACCGCGGCCACACCACGACGCCGGGCCGCATAA
- a CDS encoding exopolysaccharide biosynthesis protein, with the protein MTVVSHQDHAPKLAPEVGRMGEITPMGRIDVGAVPPEDSSTGGRPNGDAGAAQDDQGGDDEQAVQSLDELLDRIDDLAEDQSHVSIGDVMDSLGSKSFGPLLLVPGLLLIPPGPADIPGVPILLAIFIIIISAQLLMNRDHFWIPDWLENRNVGSDGVSKAVGWLRKPAHFMDQYSQPRLEFLVTRGGQYATAAICILISLTTPILSLIPMSSSLAGAAFAAFGLALLARDGVIALVAFAFSIATVGVIGFSAMG; encoded by the coding sequence ATGACCGTCGTTTCGCACCAAGACCACGCGCCCAAGCTTGCTCCCGAAGTGGGTCGGATGGGTGAAATCACACCCATGGGACGCATTGATGTCGGTGCGGTGCCACCTGAAGATTCGTCGACGGGTGGACGCCCCAACGGCGACGCCGGGGCCGCCCAAGACGATCAGGGTGGCGATGATGAGCAAGCGGTGCAATCCCTGGACGAACTGTTGGACCGAATTGATGATTTGGCTGAGGATCAATCACACGTTTCGATCGGCGACGTGATGGATTCACTGGGCTCCAAATCCTTCGGGCCGCTGTTGTTGGTGCCAGGGCTGTTGTTGATACCGCCGGGACCGGCCGACATCCCAGGCGTCCCGATTCTGCTGGCGATCTTTATCATCATCATCTCGGCACAACTGTTAATGAACCGAGATCATTTTTGGATCCCAGACTGGTTGGAGAACCGCAATGTCGGGTCCGACGGAGTATCAAAAGCCGTCGGCTGGCTGAGAAAGCCGGCACATTTCATGGATCAATATTCCCAGCCACGGCTGGAGTTCCTGGTCACACGCGGAGGCCAATACGCCACGGCGGCGATTTGCATCTTGATTTCGCTAACCACGCCGATCCTGTCGTTGATTCCGATGAGCAGCAGTTTGGCCGGTGCAGCGTTCGCTGCGTTTGGCTTGGCCTTACTGGCCCGCGACGGCGTGATCGCGTTGGTCGCATTTGCTTTTTCAATCGCCACCGTCGGGGTGATCGGATTCAGCGCGATGGGCTGA
- a CDS encoding DUF1501 domain-containing protein, with product MNDLINELSRRAFLRRGSVGLGAAALATLEANAATPNPSSSGTNPHASSGRIGGLPELPHHAPKAKRAIYLFMSGAPSQMDMWDHKPKMAEWFDKDLPESIRQGQRLTTMTSGQARFPIAPSIYKFAPQGQNGTMVSELLPHMSKKVDDIALIKSMHTEAINHDPAITYICTGDQLPGKASLGSWLSYGLGTENENLPAFLVMTASWTGRKEAQALYNRLWGSGFLPSKYQGVALRSQGDPVLYLSNPDGIDPVVRRRMLDSLGRLNQHTAQQWGDPETRARIAQYEMAFRMQTSVPELADLSDEPQHVLDLYGPEVTKPGTYANCCLMARRMAERGVRFTQIFHRGWDQHGNLPKDLPNQCRDTDQPSAGLLTDLKQRGLLDDTLVVWGGEFGRTIYCQGKLTNETYGRDHHPKCFTVWLAGAGIQPGAVHGETDEFSYNVVKDPVHIRDLNATILNQMGIDHERFTFPFQGLDQRLTGVEPSRVVDEILT from the coding sequence ATGAACGATCTGATCAACGAACTGTCACGTCGCGCCTTTTTGCGTCGCGGATCCGTCGGGCTGGGTGCCGCGGCACTTGCAACGTTGGAAGCCAACGCGGCGACACCGAACCCGTCGTCTAGCGGCACCAATCCCCATGCATCGAGTGGACGGATCGGTGGGTTGCCCGAATTGCCACACCATGCGCCCAAAGCCAAGCGTGCGATCTATCTGTTCATGTCTGGTGCCCCCAGTCAAATGGACATGTGGGACCACAAACCCAAGATGGCCGAATGGTTCGACAAAGACTTGCCCGAATCCATCCGCCAGGGGCAACGTTTGACCACGATGACCAGTGGCCAAGCCCGGTTTCCGATCGCACCCAGCATCTACAAATTCGCGCCGCAGGGCCAAAACGGCACGATGGTCAGCGAATTGTTGCCGCACATGTCCAAGAAGGTCGATGACATCGCGTTGATCAAATCGATGCACACCGAAGCGATCAATCACGACCCGGCAATTACGTACATTTGCACCGGAGACCAGTTGCCCGGCAAAGCCAGCTTGGGTTCATGGCTTAGTTATGGACTGGGAACCGAGAACGAAAACTTGCCCGCGTTCTTGGTGATGACGGCATCGTGGACCGGTCGTAAAGAAGCCCAAGCCCTTTACAACCGATTGTGGGGCAGCGGTTTTCTGCCCAGCAAGTACCAGGGGGTCGCACTACGCAGCCAAGGTGACCCGGTTCTGTATCTAAGCAACCCCGACGGCATTGATCCGGTGGTTCGTCGACGAATGCTTGATTCGCTGGGCCGCTTGAACCAACACACCGCACAGCAATGGGGCGACCCAGAAACCCGTGCCAGAATCGCGCAATACGAAATGGCCTTCCGAATGCAAACCAGCGTTCCGGAATTGGCCGACCTGAGCGACGAACCCCAACACGTTCTGGACTTGTATGGCCCCGAAGTCACCAAACCAGGCACCTATGCCAATTGCTGTTTGATGGCCCGCCGGATGGCCGAACGTGGCGTCCGGTTCACACAGATTTTCCATCGCGGATGGGACCAACACGGCAATCTGCCCAAGGACTTGCCGAACCAGTGTCGTGACACCGACCAACCGTCGGCGGGTTTGCTGACCGATCTAAAGCAACGTGGCTTGCTGGACGACACGCTGGTCGTCTGGGGCGGCGAATTCGGCAGGACGATCTATTGTCAGGGCAAACTGACCAACGAAACGTACGGTCGTGACCATCACCCCAAATGCTTCACCGTCTGGTTGGCCGGCGCGGGCATCCAGCCCGGTGCGGTTCACGGTGAAACTGACGAATTCAGCTACAACGTCGTCAAAGACCCGGTTCACATCCGTGACTTGAACGCGACGATTTTGAATCAAATGGGCATCGACCACGAACGATTCACGTTCCCCTTCCAAGGGCTGGACCAGCGACTGACCGGCGTGGAACCATCGCGCGTTGTGGACGAAATCTTGACGTGA